In one Leptospira fletcheri genomic region, the following are encoded:
- a CDS encoding amidohydrolase family protein produces MAEIVRRISGRFQTSKESFLGVIEIDPDSGRISSVQKGRLIESPSREDLRFDPEKVVIFSGFGDIHVHAREDETGKHVYKEDFLSVGLAAINGGVIHIADMPNNPIPPTDDGTYSRKRNLADRSPVRITLYAGIGPKTRPLSLHVPYKAFMGPSVGELFFHSNEQLEETIRHYEGKNVSFHCEDPEILEKHQTEVLHEDRRPPEAETLATDFALYLIEKYNLKGKLCHYSTGEGLQKIVKARQRGVSVTCEATPTHLYFDRTMLTDENRHWFQMNPPLRGPEDKAELIRGIREGWIDYLATDHAPHSIEEKRKGTSGLSQLDTYSLFVTWLHREAGISLQKIAEICAENPGTFVNEFLPREYGKGFGKLETGYCASFTVLDFYTPTTFRKENIKSKSGWSPFEGTLFPGSIVAVFHRGVRVK; encoded by the coding sequence ATGGCGGAAATCGTTCGCAGAATTTCCGGAAGATTCCAAACCTCGAAGGAATCTTTCCTCGGAGTGATCGAAATCGATCCGGACTCCGGTCGCATCTCCTCCGTCCAAAAGGGACGTCTAATCGAATCCCCGTCCCGAGAAGATCTCCGTTTCGATCCTGAGAAAGTCGTAATTTTTTCCGGGTTCGGGGACATTCACGTTCATGCACGGGAAGACGAAACCGGAAAGCATGTCTACAAAGAGGACTTTCTTTCGGTCGGACTCGCGGCAATCAACGGAGGAGTCATCCACATCGCGGATATGCCCAACAATCCGATTCCCCCTACGGACGACGGAACCTATTCCCGCAAACGTAATCTAGCTGATCGATCCCCCGTTCGAATCACACTGTACGCGGGTATCGGACCGAAGACCAGACCCCTTTCCCTACATGTTCCCTACAAAGCCTTCATGGGACCGTCGGTGGGCGAACTGTTCTTTCATTCCAACGAACAGTTAGAGGAAACGATCCGACATTACGAAGGAAAGAACGTTAGCTTCCATTGCGAAGATCCGGAAATTCTGGAAAAACACCAAACGGAGGTCCTACACGAAGATCGACGCCCACCGGAAGCGGAGACTTTGGCCACCGATTTTGCATTGTATCTTATCGAAAAATACAATCTCAAAGGAAAACTTTGCCACTACTCTACCGGAGAAGGACTGCAAAAGATCGTCAAAGCGAGACAAAGAGGAGTGTCCGTCACCTGCGAAGCGACTCCTACCCATCTTTATTTCGATAGAACGATGCTCACCGACGAGAACAGGCATTGGTTCCAGATGAACCCTCCTCTCCGGGGTCCGGAAGATAAGGCGGAATTAATCCGAGGCATTCGGGAAGGCTGGATCGATTACCTTGCCACCGATCATGCGCCGCATTCGATAGAAGAGAAGCGAAAAGGAACTTCGGGATTATCCCAACTGGATACGTATTCCCTCTTTGTGACCTGGCTCCACCGAGAGGCGGGGATCAGTTTGCAGAAAATTGCGGAAATATGTGCAGAGAATCCGGGAACGTTCGTGAACGAATTCCTTCCTAGAGAATACGGGAAAGGGTTCGGAAAATTAGAAACCGGTTACTGCGCGAGTTTTACCGTTTTGGATTTTTATACGCCCACGACATTCCGAAAAGAAAATATCAAGAGCAAGAGCGGATGGTCCCCTTTTGAAGGGACCCTATTTCCGGGAAGTATAGTGGCGGTCTTCCATAGAGGCGTCCGAGTCAAGTAA
- a CDS encoding acetyl-CoA C-acetyltransferase, with protein MEEAVILDGIRTPFGNFGGTLKDLSAVDLGVHVSKTLLERTKIDPADIGESIFGNVIPTGKEAIYLARHVGLKTGLPLGVPALTLNRLCGSGMEAIIQAVKKIYLGDSDAVLAGGSESMSNAPYVVRNARWGVRYGSAEFEDTLEQGLTDQYVGLIMGATAENLVDQYKISRIEQDEWAGISQSRAEKATAEGKLKEEIVPVTIGGKKPITLEKDEFIKGAASIEKLPSLKPAFRDGGTVTAGNASGLNDGAAATIVTSASYAKKIGKKPLAIVRGYGHAGCDPAKMGIGPAIAIPAALKKAGLKLSDMSLVEVNEAFAAQYLAVQKELGLNPEITNVNGGAVAIGHPLGASGARVTITLAYELKRRKAKYGVASLCIGGGQGIALVLENPEA; from the coding sequence ATGGAAGAAGCTGTTATCTTGGATGGGATTAGGACTCCGTTCGGAAACTTCGGCGGGACCTTAAAGGATCTGAGCGCCGTGGATTTGGGAGTACATGTGTCGAAAACCTTATTGGAAAGAACTAAGATCGATCCGGCCGATATCGGGGAATCGATTTTCGGGAACGTGATTCCGACCGGAAAAGAAGCGATCTATCTGGCCAGACATGTCGGATTGAAAACCGGTCTTCCTTTGGGAGTTCCTGCTCTGACTTTGAATCGTCTCTGCGGCTCCGGAATGGAAGCGATCATTCAAGCGGTAAAAAAAATATATCTGGGTGATTCCGATGCGGTATTGGCGGGAGGCAGCGAATCGATGAGTAACGCGCCTTACGTGGTCCGAAATGCTCGCTGGGGAGTTCGCTACGGCTCCGCGGAATTCGAGGATACACTTGAGCAAGGTCTGACGGACCAATACGTAGGTCTGATTATGGGCGCTACCGCGGAAAACTTGGTGGATCAATACAAGATTTCCCGGATCGAACAGGACGAATGGGCCGGAATTTCACAGTCCAGGGCGGAAAAAGCGACCGCAGAAGGAAAGTTGAAGGAAGAAATCGTTCCGGTTACGATCGGAGGTAAAAAGCCGATCACCCTGGAAAAAGACGAATTCATCAAAGGAGCCGCTTCCATCGAAAAATTGCCTTCCTTAAAACCCGCATTTCGTGACGGAGGAACCGTAACGGCAGGTAACGCGTCAGGGTTAAACGACGGTGCCGCGGCGACTATCGTCACTTCCGCTTCTTACGCGAAGAAAATCGGTAAAAAGCCCCTTGCGATCGTAAGAGGCTACGGACACGCAGGTTGCGATCCTGCAAAAATGGGGATCGGTCCTGCGATCGCGATTCCGGCCGCATTAAAAAAGGCGGGATTGAAGCTATCGGATATGAGTTTGGTGGAAGTGAACGAAGCCTTTGCGGCCCAATATTTAGCGGTTCAAAAGGAATTAGGTTTGAATCCGGAAATCACCAATGTCAACGGCGGAGCCGTCGCAATCGGGCACCCTCTCGGAGCGAGCGGAGCTCGCGTTACGATCACTCTTGCCTATGAGCTGAAAAGAAGAAAGGCCAAGTACGGAGTGGCTTCGCTTTGTATCGGCGGAGGGCAGGGGATCGCATTGGTTCTGGAAAACCCCGAAGCCTGA
- a CDS encoding LIC_10572 family protein encodes MANRRKPPRKSSQQKNRDPQQKQQGGNRGHQGGGNQGKRRPDQGRQNTRQQQQTVASKITQTMRELPQTGEPSRSSSVLVKLAGFASIALILFFGYFILMEYLDKTPVYGKHGWDDVAGQPATWEEAVEYCSAKRKRLPDREELKNFSKRADKKLKAVGIFWSTTPEGENGNFQTVNLSTGEFGSSPTNLKFAAICVK; translated from the coding sequence ATGGCGAATCGTCGCAAGCCTCCCCGCAAATCCTCCCAACAGAAAAACCGGGATCCCCAGCAAAAACAGCAAGGCGGGAACCGAGGACACCAGGGAGGGGGAAACCAAGGAAAGCGTAGACCCGATCAGGGAAGACAAAACACGAGACAACAACAGCAAACAGTCGCAAGTAAAATCACTCAGACCATGCGGGAACTGCCGCAAACGGGAGAACCTTCTCGCTCCTCGTCGGTTTTGGTAAAGCTCGCCGGCTTTGCTTCCATTGCACTGATCCTATTCTTCGGCTATTTCATCCTAATGGAATATCTGGACAAAACTCCCGTTTACGGAAAGCACGGATGGGACGATGTCGCCGGACAACCCGCTACTTGGGAAGAGGCTGTCGAATATTGTTCCGCCAAACGCAAAAGATTGCCGGACAGAGAGGAGCTTAAGAACTTTTCGAAAAGAGCGGACAAAAAACTGAAAGCGGTAGGCATTTTCTGGTCCACTACTCCGGAAGGAGAGAACGGAAACTTTCAAACCGTAAATCTGAGTACCGGGGAATTCGGTTCCAGTCCCACGAACTTGAAATTCGCCGCAATTTGCGTGAAATAA
- a CDS encoding HAMP domain-containing protein, with protein MTVLTFASVCYLTGFIVSGLCAFFLLAPKDKFESTIHLGWVFLYFALMQAAFLAGTSLFYPISFLHRWISIPCSILACSHLISYFFFLNPQASIKTGRTLLAGGFILALASLILHVLRTSSLPPSYDFSGNSFDTIQIGDEKFLAWIVCTYLGGALILGAVRAFQAPRADLKLMAISLWVPFLLLFGTTLLFHAGEIALPVDRAMALSFWNPIFLVALFVSWLVHLRASGEAFSIKNPILLGIVLLLLFVFQGSSWLFLQPSLDSLKETVSERQKAEDLPPNSYTFTVNNTEDFSSGVTGSLNSSIFKETKRDLILSFLWENPKTIVSEFPAYSGVAETLKESPEFAEKMTTLSKDLEKFRKKIRALSEEGLKEEALKILEPEGRREPLAQYLKILSGSIRNSSEKGEDLRESILDQMRELQPDGEPRFRKIPGTTEKYYYSLIQKSPGKIQSKETGIPYKNYLAFQTKLLAKPLLAFLLCLLLFGIGIYAFLSFLLLRPLERLYSGLELATEGDLERELRAEAWDEIGSLADQFNRMIQSFRSAPGPGLSSAISFHDGSWQEALQKIKMTDSPKELSGILSELEKFPSGDPNRAKLILKAALKAKDFGKALSAAEEIRRKGHDPEATFLASYCLKKIGKRQDAIRLSEEVRLSNPRHSRNRLHLAELYFLEGRLSEAQDLASEIESDEGPSSTLTKLLNAIEKKGY; from the coding sequence ATGACGGTCCTTACCTTCGCTAGCGTGTGCTATCTTACGGGCTTTATCGTCTCAGGGCTATGCGCTTTCTTTTTGCTGGCACCGAAAGACAAATTCGAGTCCACGATTCATCTTGGATGGGTGTTTCTTTATTTCGCCTTGATGCAGGCCGCTTTCCTGGCCGGAACCTCCCTTTTTTATCCGATTTCCTTCCTCCATCGTTGGATTTCGATACCTTGCTCCATACTGGCCTGTTCCCATCTGATCTCCTATTTCTTCTTCCTAAATCCTCAGGCCTCAATCAAGACGGGAAGGACTCTTCTCGCAGGAGGCTTCATCCTTGCCTTAGCATCCTTAATCCTCCACGTTTTGCGAACTAGCTCTCTTCCACCTTCCTACGACTTTTCCGGAAATTCGTTCGATACGATTCAGATCGGAGACGAAAAGTTTTTGGCTTGGATTGTGTGTACTTATCTCGGAGGGGCTTTGATATTGGGAGCAGTCCGAGCGTTTCAGGCGCCTAGGGCGGATTTGAAACTGATGGCGATTTCCCTATGGGTTCCGTTTCTTTTATTATTCGGAACTACGCTTCTTTTTCACGCAGGAGAGATAGCTCTGCCCGTCGACAGAGCTATGGCGTTATCCTTTTGGAATCCGATTTTTCTGGTCGCATTATTCGTTTCCTGGTTGGTTCACTTGAGAGCCTCGGGAGAAGCGTTCAGTATCAAGAACCCGATTCTTCTGGGGATCGTGTTACTCCTACTCTTCGTTTTTCAGGGAAGCAGCTGGTTGTTCTTACAACCTAGTCTCGACTCGTTAAAGGAAACCGTAAGCGAGCGACAGAAAGCGGAGGATCTGCCTCCGAATTCCTATACTTTCACCGTAAATAATACCGAGGACTTTTCTTCCGGAGTAACGGGAAGTTTGAATTCCTCCATTTTCAAGGAAACGAAGCGGGATCTCATTCTCTCTTTTCTTTGGGAGAATCCGAAAACCATAGTCTCGGAATTTCCCGCATATTCCGGAGTCGCGGAGACTCTAAAAGAAAGTCCGGAATTCGCGGAAAAAATGACCACTCTCTCCAAAGATTTGGAAAAGTTCAGGAAAAAGATCAGAGCCTTATCCGAAGAAGGATTGAAGGAAGAAGCGCTGAAAATCCTGGAACCGGAAGGAAGACGAGAGCCTTTGGCCCAGTATCTGAAAATCCTTTCCGGTTCGATCCGGAATTCTTCGGAAAAAGGGGAGGACCTTCGGGAATCCATATTGGATCAGATGAGAGAACTCCAACCGGACGGAGAACCTAGATTCAGAAAAATTCCGGGAACCACCGAAAAATATTATTATTCTTTAATACAGAAATCACCGGGCAAAATCCAATCCAAGGAAACCGGAATCCCTTACAAGAACTATCTCGCTTTCCAAACCAAACTCTTAGCCAAACCGCTCCTGGCCTTTTTGCTCTGCCTTTTACTTTTCGGGATTGGAATCTACGCTTTTCTATCCTTCCTTTTACTGCGTCCGCTGGAGAGATTGTATTCCGGTCTCGAACTCGCTACCGAGGGAGATTTAGAAAGGGAACTTCGTGCGGAAGCCTGGGACGAAATCGGAAGTTTAGCAGACCAATTCAACAGGATGATTCAGTCTTTCCGGTCGGCACCCGGGCCCGGCCTTTCATCCGCGATTTCTTTTCATGACGGGTCTTGGCAGGAAGCATTGCAAAAAATCAAGATGACGGATTCCCCGAAGGAACTTTCCGGAATTCTTTCGGAACTCGAAAAATTCCCTTCGGGAGATCCGAACCGTGCGAAGCTGATCTTAAAGGCGGCATTGAAAGCGAAAGACTTCGGCAAAGCCCTATCTGCGGCGGAGGAAATCCGGCGGAAGGGACACGACCCCGAAGCGACTTTCCTCGCGTCATACTGCCTTAAAAAAATCGGGAAACGTCAGGATGCGATCCGTCTATCGGAGGAAGTCCGCTTGAGCAATCCTAGACATTCACGGAACCGACTCCATCTGGCGGAACTTTACTTTTTGGAAGGAAGGTTGTCGGAAGCCCAGGACCTCGCTTCGGAAATCGAATCCGACGAAGGGCCTTCCTCTACGTTAACGAAACTATTGAATGCAATAGAGAAGAAAGGGTACTGA
- a CDS encoding homoserine dehydrogenase — protein sequence METIRIGLIGAGTVGSGVLKILNEESRRLEKEFGLSIVLHSVCTRTPRKVADLLKRFPNAVLTEDIGKVTGNPEIDMILELVGGTAVAEEIVIRALKAKQTVITANKALLSERGEYLFRLAEESGVEIGYEAAVGGSIPVIRAIRNCLTGDRFLGLYGILNGTTNFILSKMESENLDYSEALALAQEKGFAEADPSFDVEGIDTAHKISILGSLAFGEKISLQSVTTEGITKITRLDIRFAADLGYRIKLLGLVRKLDGKIEARVQPVMIPVQHAFASVMNETNAVYYKTSYAGPGLLVGKGAGALPTASAVVADLVYYGLRKKKNLPVERNRFPAANISEANQTEARYYLRFNTLDQPGVLAEIAKVLGTNGVSISSVRQNESEREPVEVVVVTHPCVEASILASLGRIDSLEVIMEPSVAIRLEDKL from the coding sequence ATGGAAACGATTCGTATCGGATTGATCGGAGCAGGAACCGTAGGTTCTGGCGTTTTAAAGATCCTAAATGAGGAATCTCGCAGGCTAGAAAAAGAATTCGGATTGTCGATCGTCCTGCATTCCGTTTGTACTCGTACTCCTCGTAAGGTCGCGGATCTGCTCAAGCGGTTTCCGAATGCGGTGCTTACTGAAGATATCGGGAAGGTCACTGGTAACCCCGAGATCGACATGATTCTGGAATTGGTCGGAGGCACCGCTGTTGCCGAAGAGATCGTAATCCGCGCACTAAAAGCGAAGCAAACCGTGATTACCGCTAACAAAGCATTGTTATCCGAAAGAGGGGAATATCTATTTCGCTTAGCAGAAGAGAGCGGAGTCGAGATCGGTTACGAAGCGGCCGTCGGGGGTTCGATTCCCGTGATCCGCGCCATCCGGAATTGTCTGACCGGAGACCGTTTTTTAGGGTTATACGGAATCTTGAACGGCACTACCAACTTTATACTTTCCAAGATGGAGTCGGAAAATCTGGATTATTCCGAAGCTTTAGCCTTAGCGCAAGAGAAAGGATTTGCGGAAGCCGACCCTAGCTTCGACGTGGAAGGGATCGATACGGCGCATAAAATAAGCATCTTAGGATCCTTGGCCTTCGGCGAGAAAATTTCTTTACAAAGCGTGACTACGGAGGGAATAACAAAGATTACGCGACTGGACATCCGATTCGCAGCGGATCTAGGTTATCGAATCAAGTTACTAGGACTGGTCCGCAAATTGGACGGAAAAATCGAGGCGAGAGTACAACCGGTGATGATCCCAGTGCAACATGCGTTTGCGAGCGTTATGAACGAAACAAATGCGGTATATTATAAAACTTCTTATGCCGGACCGGGACTCCTAGTCGGTAAGGGAGCCGGAGCGTTGCCTACGGCTTCTGCAGTAGTGGCGGATCTCGTATATTACGGTCTACGTAAGAAAAAGAATCTTCCGGTGGAACGGAATCGCTTCCCTGCGGCGAATATTTCCGAAGCGAATCAGACGGAAGCAAGGTATTATCTGAGGTTCAACACGTTGGACCAGCCCGGAGTGCTTGCGGAAATCGCAAAAGTACTGGGGACAAACGGAGTATCCATTTCCTCGGTGCGGCAAAACGAGTCCGAAAGGGAACCTGTGGAAGTGGTAGTGGTCACTCATCCTTGCGTTGAGGCCTCTATTTTAGCCTCTTTAGGAAGGATTGATTCTTTGGAGGTTATCATGGAACCGTCCGTTGCGATCCGTCTGGAGGACAAACTCTAA